A single genomic interval of Salmo trutta chromosome 13, fSalTru1.1, whole genome shotgun sequence harbors:
- the LOC115205028 gene encoding extensin-3-like, which produces MPNTLPNTMPNPCPTRCPTPCPTRCPTPCPTRCPTPCPTRCPTPAQPPVQPPVQHAAQHPVQHTAQPPVQHAAQHPAQHDAQPPAQHAAQPPVQHAAQHPAQHDAQPPAQHAAQPPVQHAAQPPAQHAAQHPAQHAAKPLVQHAAQHPVQHAAQPPVQHAAQPPAQHAAKPPAQHTAQPPAQHAAQHAAQPPAQHDAQPPAQHAAQPPAQHTAQPPAQHAAQHAAQPPAQHDAQPPVQHAAQPPAQHDAQPPAQHAAQPPAQHDAQPPSNTLPNPLPNTLPNTLPNPLPNTMPNPLPNTLPNPLPNTLPNPLPNTLPNTLPNPLPNTMPNPLSNTLPNPLPNTMPNPLPNTLPNPLPNTMPNPLSNTLPNPLPNTLPNTLPNTLPNPLSNTLPNPLPNTLPTPCPTRCPTPCPTRCPTPCPTRCPTPCPTRCPTPCPT; this is translated from the coding sequence ATGCCCAACACCCTGCCCAACACGATGCCCAACCCCTGCCCAACACGATGCCCAACACCCTGCCCAACACGATGCCCAACCCCCTGCCCAACACGCTGCCCAACCCCCTGCCCAACACGCTGCCCAAcccctgcccaaccccctgtCCAACCCCCTGTCCAACACGCTGCCCAACACCCTGTCCAACACACTGCCCAACCCCCTGTCCAACACGCTGCCCAACACCCTGCCCAACACGATGCCCAACCCCCTGCCCAACACGCTGCCCAACCCCCTGTCCAACACGCTGCCCAACACCCTGCCCAACACGATGCCCAACCCCCTGCCCAACACGCTGCCCAACCCCCTGTCCAACACGCTGCCCAACCCCCTGCCCAACACGCTGCCCAACACCCTGCCCAACACGCTGCCAAACCCCTTGTCCAACACGCTGCCCAACACCCTGTCCAACACGCTGCCCAACCCCCTGTCCAACACGCTGCCCAACCCCCTGCCCAACACGCTGCCAAACCCCCTGCCCAACACACTGCCCAACCCCCTGCCCAACACGCTGCCCAACACGCTGCCCAACCCCCTGCCCAACACGATGCCCAACCCCCTGCCCAACACGCTGCCCAACCCCCTGCCCAACACACTGCCCAACCCCCTGCCCAACACGCTGCCCAACACGCTGCCCAACCCCCTGCCCAACACGATGCCCAACCCCCTGTCCAACACGCTGCCCAACCCCCTGCCCAACACGATGCCCAACCCCCTGCCCAACACGCTGCCCAACCCCCTGCCCAACACGATGCCCAACCCCCGTCCAACACGCTGCCCAACCCCCTGCCCAACACGCTGCCCAACACGCTGCCCAACCCCCTGCCCAACACGATGCCCAACCCCCTGCCCAACACGCTGCCCAACCCCCTGCCCAACACACTGCCCAACCCCCTGCCCAACACGCTGCCCAACACGCTGCCCAACCCCCTGCCCAACACGATGCCCAACCCCTTGTCCAACACGCTGCCCAACCCCCTGCCCAACACGATGCCCAACCCCCTGCCCAACACGCTGCCCAACCCCCTGCCCAACACGATGCCCAACCCCCTGTCCAACACGCTGCCCAACCCCCTGCCCAACACGCTGCCCAACACGCTGCCCAACACGCTGCCCAACCCCCTGTCCAACACGCTGCCCAACCCCCTGCCCAACACGCTGCCCACCCCCTGCCCAACACGATGCCCAACCCCCTGCCCAACACGCTGCCCAACCCCCTGTCCAACACGCTGCCCAACCCCCTGCCCAACACGCTGCCCAACACCCTGCCCAACATGA